The nucleotide window TACGAGCTTTCAGATCACTGACCGCAACAGTTTCCGCGCCTTCCTAGGTCTGACCCCAGCAGACGCAGTGCCCGATGGTCAACCGAAGCGCAGCGGAGATAGACAGCCGCAGGCTGCCCCGCAGGGGTGAGCGCAGCGAATCAAACCATCTGCGACTTTCGCGAACTGCTCATCGCAACAAAGACCTTCGAAAGCTTGTTTGACACCTTCCTCGCGCATCTGCAAAAGGTACACGGGCTGGCTCTGGCAAAGGAAGGCGTGACGGTCGATGCCAGTTTTGCCGAAGTGCCCAAGCAACGCAACAGCCTGCACGTTGGACGAAGAAGAACAACGAGACGCACTATGGCTACAAAGACCATGTGAAAGTCGATGTGAAGGACAAGCACATCCTCAAAGCCGTCATCACCGCCGCGAGCGTGCATGACAGCCAAGTGTTGGAAGAACTCATCGAAGAGGGAGATCGCGTCGTGTATGCCGATTGACTCGCTCCCGCCACCCTTCCCGCTCGCCCTGCGGGTGCTCCTACGTCGCATCTGTCTCACTCCGTTCGGCTGCGCCTACTCGGGAGCGCCGATCGAGGCCGCGCTGGCCACCAAGAACGTCGAACCACAGATCAATGAACCGGAGCGCAGCGGAGATAGACAGCCGCAGGCTGCCCGAAGGGTGAGCGCAGCGAATCAAAAGGGTACGCGGGGCCATCCGCTCACTGACGAGCAAAAAGCCAGCAACCGCGAAAAGTCGCGCACCCGGTCACGAGTGGAGCATGTGTTTGCGCAGATGAGCGGGAGCATGAAAGCTCTCTATCAAAGGTGCATCGGCATGAAGCGCAACGTGGCCTGCCTGCAACTGACCAATCTCGTGTATAACATGCTGCGTCTTGAGCAGATCAAGCGCCTCAATCTCAATGCCGCAGCGTGAGCTGTGCCCAGATCAGACCTTCAGAAA belongs to Verrucomicrobiaceae bacterium and includes:
- a CDS encoding transposase, translated to MSALTSEPKGPGGRPRFHPMLMFKVLVLQRLHGLADDATSFQITDRNSFRAFLGLTPADAVPDGQPKRSGDRQPQAAPQG
- a CDS encoding transposase → MPIDSLPPPFPLALRVLLRRICLTPFGCAYSGAPIEAALATKNVEPQINEPERSGDRQPQAARRVSAANQKGTRGHPLTDEQKASNREKSRTRSRVEHVFAQMSGSMKALYQRCIGMKRNVACLQLTNLVYNMLRLEQIKRLNLNAAA